The DNA window GTATTTAGGTGTATTTGTTTAAAAGGTTGTGGAGGGTTATTCACGGTTTGACCTTAGCGGTAATAATTTGACGAACATTGCTTAAAATCAAAATATTGTACATACATTTGTACAAATTATAATAATTATGGTAGTAGCAAATATTTCAGATTTCAGAAAAGACATTAAATCTTACTTTGATAGAGTGACACTAAACTTTGAAACTCTAATTATAAATCGTGGCAAAGATTCAGGCATTGTTGTTATTTCACTTGAAGAATATAATTCACTAATTGCAACAAATTATGAATTATCAAACAG is part of the Flavobacterium nackdongense genome and encodes:
- a CDS encoding type II toxin-antitoxin system Phd/YefM family antitoxin yields the protein MVVANISDFRKDIKSYFDRVTLNFETLIINRGKDSGIVVISLEEYNSLIATNYELSNRTNESRLDSAIEKLKSNKSFSKDLIEE